The genomic DNA acggtttttccggttataatcaaatcaaaatgtctcctgaagatagagaaaagacatcttttatcactccatggggtaccttctgctacaaagtgatgccgttcggcctaatcaatgctggtgctacctaccaaaggggaatgaccactctgtttcatgacatgattcacaaagaagtcgaggtatatgtggatgacatgattgtgaagtcagcagatgaagagcagcatgttgaatatttaacaaagatgtttgaaaggttgagaaaatacaagctgcgattgaatcccaacaaatgtacattcggcgtcagatccggcaagttattaggcttcgttgtcagccaaaagggcattgaagtcgatcctgataaagtccgggccatccgagaaatgccagctccacagacagagaagcaagtcagaggtttcttgggacgtttgaattacatctcccgattcatatctcatatgactgcaacctgcgggccgatcttcaagctacttaaaaagaaccagcctgttgtatggaatgatgaatgccaagaagcttttgatagcatcaagaattacctgctggaaccacctatccttgtcccacccgtggaaggaaggcctttgattatgtatttggcagtgtttgatgaatccatgggatgcgtgcttggtcaacaagatgaaactggaaagaaagagcatgctatctactatctaagcaagaagttcaccgattgtgaaactcggtatacaatgcttgagaagacttgttgtgctttagcttgggctgccaaacgcctgcgtcattatttggtgaatcatacaacttggttgatatccagaatggatccgataaagtatatctttgagaaagctgctgttactggaaagattgcacgctggcagatgcttttgtcagaatatgatattgtgttcaaaactcaaaaggcaatcaaaggtagcattcttgccgatcaccttgcttaccaacctcttgatgattaccaaccaattgaattcgatttccccgatgaagagatcatgtatttgaaatccaaagactgcgacgaaccgttgattaatgaaggtccagatcccaatagcaagtggggtttagtctttgatggtgctgtcaatgcttatggtaaaggaattggggcagtcattgtatccccgcaggggcatcacattccttttaccgcccgaattctgttcgaatgtaccaacaacatggctgagtatgaagcatgtatcttcgggatcgaggaagcaatggacatgagaatcaaacacctcgacatctatggagattctgcgctcgtcatcaatcagataaagggtgaatgggagacccaccatgctaagttgattccttatcgggattatgcgagacgtttgctgacatattttacaaaggttgagctgcatcatattcctcgtgatgagaaccaaatggctgatgctcttgctactctatcctccatgtttcgagtaaaccattggaatgatgtgccaataattaaagtgcaacgccttgaaagaccttcgcatgtgtttgctattggggatgtgatcgatcaggctggtgaaaatgtggttgactatagaccttggtattatgacatcaagcagttcttgctgagccgtgagtatccgccgggtgcttccaaacaagataagaaaaccctgagaagattggccggtagattcctgttagatggagatattctgtacaagaggaactatgacatggtattgttaaggtgtgttgatgaacatgaagcagagcagttaatgcatgatgtacatgacggtaccttcgggacccatgctacagggcatactatgtcaagaaagttgctacgggcaggttatTACTGGATGgctatggagcatgattgctaccagtacgccagaaaatgccacaagtgtcaaatctatgctgataagattcatgtgcctccgcacgctctcaatgttatgtcatctccatggccgttctcaatgtggggcatcgacatgattggaagaattgaaccgaaggcttcaaatggtcatcgtttcattttagtggcaattgactacttcaccaagtgggttgaagcagcatcttataccaatgtgaccaagcaagtggtagctaagttcatcaagaacaacatcatctgccGATATGGTATTCCCAgtaagattattaccgacaatggtaccaacctgaacaacaatgtggtgcaagctctttgtgaagaattcaaaattgagcatcataactcttctccctatagacctcagatgaatggtgcagttgaggccgccaacaagaatatcaagagaattgtccagaagatggtgaCCACTTACAAGgattggcatgagatgttaccctatgctctgcatggctaccgcactaccgtacgcagttcaaccggggcaacccctttctctcttgtatatggtatggaagcagttcttcctttggaagtggagatcccatctctccgtgtgatcatggaagcaaagttatctgaggctgaatggtgccaaagccggtacgatcagttgaatttgattgaggaaaaacgtatggatgccatggctcgtggacagtcatatcaagcaagaatgaagactgcctttgacaagaaagtccatcctcgagaattcaaggtaggggaacttgtattgaaaaggaggataagccaacaacccgacccaaggggcaagtggacgcctaactatgaaggtccttatgttgttaagaaggccttctccggtggtgctttaatccttacacacatggatggtgtagaacttccaaatccagtgaatgccgatatagtcaagaaatattttgcctaaaaatatgaaaagaacagcgtggtaggtcgaaaacccgaaagggcggcctaggcaaaaatgcgcttcccggtggatcgaaaacccgaaagggcggtccaggcaaaaataagggacaaaaaaaatatatatgaaaagctcgctgagattgaacacaactcaggcaagaatgagcgtctcgatgagccgaaaacccggaagggcggttcatgcaaaaatgagattgaaacaaaaggcaagtaactatatctggccaaccaccgtcccccttggggcatctgctgctgttaatgactatcttcatctaaagctcctacgcttgcgaattcaaagtttccaggaagtgtaatgattgctgtgttcaatgtaccaccaaccaataaaattaccattttccaagctttgtgaatccgtggagtcatgcctttggctgaccaccactcttatacatcaatttgagcctttgcttttgtttgaaaactctattttcttctactttcaaagttatatacaaaaatattttctttctattttgataatgacaatgcttgaaacaaacattttgaaaattgaaaactttttgtctattttgaaaagcaaacctgagcaacagggtacattcaaatgaaacatgcatgagtgagagtatgttgatgtctatttcaatatgtgttacaagcaggttctcctccaggatagtctgtggtcaatggcaagaatgaaaaaacagaataaaaatgcatgaaaataaacgagctcgctaagttgaaaacctgaaagggcggcttaggcaaaaatgagcaccccgctggattgacaacccgaaagggcaattcaggcaaaaatggggcattgaaaagaatttattgccccggtggatcgaaaacccgaaagggtgatccaggcaaaaatgggatgcaatgaaaaatgaaaaaatgaaaataagaatataacatgcaaaaagcattgaccacagatgcaatgtctacaacatacccagcgttgaaatgcccagcacaacggcgttttccccggtGGAGTCTCTCAAGACTTTAtcccccagcaagttgcatacctacctgccctcagccatggttccgatacgtctcccaacgacgtcatctccaaagaggatttccgagaatgtgtaatatagcacgagccactacgtgcccaatactctaatgtcttgtcttccccgtgaaactgtgtctacaaactgccaacagtcatgcattacaagcattcatacatgcataatcatgcatattacgtgcccatgcatttaatgaaactgttatatcatccatgcatattgcatttccaatatcaaACATCCGTCTCatttcaatactcatgtcaggttctctgtcaaaaccttgtgagccaacaATATcagtcaatttctacctttcaattcaaatcgacgtcaagtcaatctcaatctatattttgtcaacaaaccgATCCCctgtgaatatgtttctgttcggtcaagtggctagttcaagtccaagaacagcttgtacctatcaatttgcttatgttatcggtcaagtgcccagctcaatccaagagcagcttgtgcCCGCCTATCTGtctctgttcgctcaagtggctagctcgatccaagagcagcttgcgcctgtctattttgtatttgtctccggtggagtaaccagttcgaatccgtaagaacaactcgtacttgccaattttctctttttcccagtcgggtcaccagttcgaatccatcaGAACAACTCGCACTCTCCAATAttcccaagtgagttaccagttcgaatccataagaacaactcatgtttgtccagtaacctctatcccctgtgaagtgaccagttcgaatccataagaacaactcgcagttgtctgtttgtttcatccccggtcaagtggctagttcgaatccaagaacagcttgtacctgtccaacttgtttctagtttcccgttactctgctattcactatctttgtcaatgtctaccaatcccgcaatggatacgacatattttgttaattccaatccccatgaggtcttgcattcataatccaaatgatgcatggcatgcatattatttgaaaatgggtaggcgtatttttacgtccaaacacagtgcaaatgctaatatttaagtatcttcgtcctgtcaagccaaagactccgtctcttgactctccagacaaagaaacttaaataggggcagctgttataccctgtttttggacctaaaaatactgggcccaatttcatttcaaactttgtcaaatgtcaaatttcaactgcacagttcaatttgtctctgctacgcagtgttttcaatcacatttttacctatgttttcttgcataaaacctttcaaaatgtctttacttgtcttgtaagtcattcaaaagtgtctctgaatcattgcattgctttttctacagtttatttcaaaattcgcaggaaagtcatacagaagggtattttggtcatttcctgcagtgggacccattttcatccttgtgactgtctctgagtcttttcaaattgttttttttcatttcatcagTAAGCTTTGTTAATTTcgtttcaaacttgcgtctgagtcagtgtcaagtcaatttgaatctgtttaggtcgtttttagccctaggggcattttggtcatttcacacaaaattttggcatggggaggttactttgaagtacctcatttaggccattggttcgttttagtccgttttgtcaattttatttttgtttcgctttacgtttggtcaaattgcgttttttattcaattttattttttattgttttttagtccctcaattgaggtcccaaaattacatttcagtctagtttcttttccaattttcattttagtccttttttggttaattacagtttagtccttaggttttgttttttgcagaaaggtccaaatttctttttttgtccaAAGCCGTGCCATTTCTTCTCCAGATCCAGGTGTCATGCTctcattggctcaagtgtacacatgtcaactatataaacagtgagtcagattcagaagcaatgatcgcacgccacttcaccaaaacagattcaatttttctctttcttgtcagttagatcaaaccaagaaaatcacagagaaatcaccaagaacacaagaaccctaaaatttccagaaccaaattcatacacaaattcattgattttcacatcaatcctcagagattcgtgtgaatcttcatcaccggattgaagatttcccctacaattcaaagtgcgagctcacattgaagcaagctcaagcactgatcatagggatttttcacgcagattcaaaaaacgttgaagcaagctcaagcacgtaatcacagagaagcagagaaagaatcagagaagatgaagatgaaccggtaaaccgatttattttcggtccaaaagcaagcaaaatcatcaaaaccgtcaagaacattcaagttttttccaaagattttcctccattaaaagtttcaaccaaaacttcaggtaaaactcattttcttctcttagaAAGTATTAATCACggtttaaacctgtaaaaaaGAATCACGCAAGCAGCAGATCTAaaaattccagaattcaaagataagactgtaaccgtaaacacgaaacctagatccataaggatctaggtGTTGAAAGTGAGAACCAGCACTAGAGAGGCaataaacgacgaaacgatgtagatccgtaaagatctaaacgttttctttcaaaaaagatcaaaaatcagtttcaaaaccgtacgaagTTTTTTcccgatctacgtcgtttcaagatTCATTTGTAAAAACCAGTGCCAAAATCATACTTAGAATAAGAAGACGAATCGTTTGATGTAGAAACTTTGAAGTTCTGGAAAGTTAGGTCACCGGAGGTGCTTAGgcgcgccggagaagatgaagcttccggcggaccttcaaggtctccgccgtggcttcatcctcaccggcggtgagggtttagagagagatgagagaagagagaagagttagagagagaaaggatttgcagaaatgaaataaaccggcaCTCTTCTGTTTAAATAAGCTAGTGAACcagaccggtccaagaccggtccaatcctgTTGATTCcaggccgtttgatctagggtttcaggatcctggatcaatcctgtggctcCTGTGAATCCGGTTCTTTAGGGTTTTGGGTTGGGCCTTTGGTTTCTTTGGATCTTTACGTTTTGCCATTCCTGTGCTATTCACACCCCTGTTTTTTGCTACctgcacctatgtcttgattaaaattgtgataaaattcctagaaaaattcatacatgtttcttgatattttcttagtgtttttatgacatttttgcacattaaggatctatgaaatttttgtataattaattcatagcattttaattctttttgaattatttgttatggattcttcttcacacatttgtccttgatgtgagaatatgtaatAAAAGTTACTTaatgtgttaatatgagagatttgtgcttataatttcatgttgatttgctgttttgatttggttcataagttcttgattttatgaacaatatatgcctattttgaaagatataaaatgccaagttattctagaaaatatggcatgaaaccatgcttgcatgtttccaataattccatgctataacttgagataaagaaaactctttcaaaatttgttaaagcatgagaattagaggccaagaatgctttaggtttcatacctaagtttttagggtttaatgtcattttgttaactttttgtgccatcttgcatgcttttatttcttagtacttgttatgtttttcttttcactaacaagtttatttccatgtttcatgcatctcatttagcattccctccaccttctttagcctagcatttatttttgcaagttttaattcgttttagagatgtaatttgtcatcattattttgtagcttggcaaaggggccatagaatgtatttaggcaatttttgtaatatggactatggacactatgacgcaccgacacgcacacactcaccttagatgtatgcataggattgtatggttagataagcgtttaggttttaaacacttagagaaaatccatcttttttcaaaaaaaaacaattgaacttcacttcaaaaattttcataataaatatgaagtcaacacttcatttttttttttttcctttcttttttcttaagaaaaattcaattcatcttaatcatttagactttctttttaatcactaatcaaacctcactttttttgctaaatctaatgcccttgaggcctctcatcccTATTCTTCAAaacctcttttcaaacttaaaatcaaccaattaaaacaaaaacaagtctttttagcaagaactacgccggttttgatcccgtaaaacggtacgtaggcaatgagtcaaaactcatccaagccgaaataaaatcaaattctacttcttctcacccccattcttaactaatcacactttccttttttacaaataagcaataaaactaaagcgtaaaaataaacttaggagagcggttcttatggaataccataatcgctccgggtgcctaacaccttcccgtagcgaaaacgacccccgaatctagaactttttaagggtttttctccttttacccttcccaagaaaaaagagagatatcaacggtcaaaaggttcaagtccaattaatggcttggcacccaaaaaccatgataacaagcATCATAGGGGTAAAACTTAAATTGAAGAAAAGGACTCATGAAGCAGtgaaactaacaaaaaaatttcagtGCAGAGGAAttggaaaatttcaaaaacttaCTTTGCGCATCTTTTCAATCTGTTCCTTACAATCACCAACATCATTATATGTCAAATCTGGTTTCTCTTCAACTGTCATCATGTCAACACTTGGATCAATTTTTGGAGGCAGAGGAATCTGGACCTGCAACATTGAACTTCCATGTGAAAACTATAATAGAAAGGTGTTAACATCTAATTACCTGCATTCCCCGATGAGCATAATactaataacaacaacaaaagctaCCAAGTTTAGTCAAGCATATCAATTATTATCTTCACCGAACAAGCCTGAAATTCAGATGCAGTTCAGAAAggaaatatgattttaaattagCATGACAATAATATGGGATTCTTAGTTATAAAGCATAAGACTAGTAACAAGGAACAAATTGCTGCAGAGTTGAAACTAGGAATATCTTGCTTAcaacaaaacataattaatcGGATTGCATACAACCTATTACCAAAACACGATTTAGTATTTCGATCAATTCTATTTAGTGAAACAGACTCAAATTTCTCATCATCAGACATCACTTTCCATTCTTTTTCACCATCTTTGCCAACCTAATCGAAATTCCCAGAAAATCGCATAAGAAAACTCGAAACACATTCAAATTTCACAATAAGTATGTCAGCTACACAAAATAAACTAGTTCcatcattttttatgatattttctataaaaagtTTGGGACATGAAATAAACTAGTTCTATCATAATAATAGTTCAATTCTTGATTGTGCATTGAATTAGAGAAAACAGAAAGAATTACACATACTATTAGAAGAGCTAAGATAAAAGAATATGCCTCTGGCAGGCTGTAAGGATGAGAAATGtgaatggaaattaagcatttAACCAACCAAGACAGAAACTCCTTGATAGAATCTTCAAGAAATTCGAGAAATGTATTTATAACTACCTCAATAAAGGTCATGTATTGTCCGATTCTGACACTAGTTAGAAGATAGAAACATGGTATATGCTCTTATTTAACTATTGTTCTAAATATGTAACTATTAATTGACTACAGTATACATTAAAAAAAGGCTATGAGTCATACAcactcttctcttttcttaatcaTATGATATAATCCATCCCTTGACAATCAATCCAACAATAGCAAGGAAACATAAACTTATATGCAGATCTTTTAGCAAGAATTAATATCTGATAGCTTGAGACAATGATTTGAATCTAATGCCTCAAGATTTAAAACAGTGCATATAAGTAAAACTGAGTAGAATCATTTGAAATTGTGGAACTATTTGATCAAAAATGAAGCATAGATGAGaatattaacaataaaaaaaaatatgtctgactatttaaattttgaaataatctAACTAATATGCCATCAATATTTCACTCATAAAATTGTTAACTCTATGTAGTTCCTTGAATTCAACAATAGCATTTGCACTGTAATTAGGTTAATTATAAGAGAAGCAGAAACAAATGTCAACATAACAAGATAAGGATTGTCATAAAAACTTACCATGTAGAAGTATGCTATTGAAATCAATGTGGCTCAACAATCATTACTTATTTGCCCAACAATTAGCAGCCCTTATGTAAATCAATTCTCTAATACACTTTTATATATGTACCTAAGATAATTTTTGACATATTCAAAACCCATAACAAGTAACAATACAACATGTTTCTCTGAACAAGCGAAACTTATTATGAAATATGACATAAATTGATTTGAAATAGTGAATATTGTTACAAAATTGAGAAAGATCAAAGACATTTCAATCATAATGTAACATGCTTAAAAACATTGATATGATCCCCTAAGTAAAGAATTTGAACATAATTGCATTCCAAACaaacatagaagagaagagaggaagaaagATGATATAGAAGAGATGAGAGGGAGTTGGGATAAGAGAGATGATATTTATTGAGTagataataaaaatgatattttgttattttagatagtttgtAGTATGTGAGAACATTATGCAAGGGCCGATTTTTAAATCTCAAATtcctcacttattcaccttaaatgTGAAATTCTAGCCATGGATAGTTGATTGCTTGAGTCAACGCAAAGAGTAAACAATAAGATATATATTCTCcataaaaattttatttccaCTATAATGAGTATATAAGTAAATGATGCTGAAGTTCCACACGAACCTATATTCATGCCACCCACCAATATGAAGAAACTAAGAATTTGCTTCTACATCATAGTTTTATGAGAATTTTCATTGTTTAAATTGTAGGTAGAGCAGGATACTTCTCAATATCAAGACGTATTACAAAAGGGTATAAAATGGAACCACAATATAAGTGATTCCCAATCTTTATCCCACCAGACAGTGATAATTTGGGATCATAGTAATGTGCAGTAGATTTTCCTTCCAAGTCCACAGTGATAACTCCTCCGTTCTTGTACAAATTCAGACTTGGAactttttttgtgatgattGCCAGAGCCTTCCTAATGAAAGGGTATTTTAGCATTATGTCCAGGTCAAGAGAAAAGGCCTGCCAGAAATACACAAGCAGCAACATTAATCTAATGAGGTACTAATACATATATTTagcacttttattttctttgtatagAGACTATTTATGGccttcaaaaataataactaattggatgttacatttttttttttgaattaaaatcgATCTTTATCCCTTTTGTGTGTGTGAATCGGTATCTTCTGCCCACAACTACAGAGATTAATCTCTCGAATCAAATATCACCACAAGGAACAACAAAACTCTGCTTCAATTGATCTAACACTTCAATAAAtatctaataaaaataaaatagtgactTAAAATGATACCGTGGCTATTCCAATCAAGTACTGTCCATGTCCATCATAACGAATGTTATCAGGCATGCCAGGGAGGTCACAAAACTTTTCTGTGCTTCCTTTTTTCGGGCCATGTATGTAATATTTCTTGCAATTCATCCTGCAACATTAgttcataaaatttaaattagttaCACTTTTGGAATGTGATTGATAATCCTATAAAATGTAACTGAAACTCTTTAGTAACATAAGCTTTACATAACATTTGTTTAAATGTCACTAAACTTAATTAGTAACATTTATCGTGATTtagtttcatttttcaaatgttATTAAATCTCAACTTTGTTGTAGCGAAGTAAATAAGTCCAACAACATCTAGAAGCAAGTAAGGAGGCTTGAGCCCAATTTTCAATAAACCACACTCAGTTTGATGGAAATTTATTTGAGAATATGTAtgctattttcatatttcaaattcttttgacactttgattttacaatgtttttatttcttttttgaagttCATGAAGACAATGATTTTTAACTTTAAAGAACTTTATACTTGTATATAGTAAATAAGGCAATAAACAACTTACAGGACAGTTTCACAAAAGACCACAAATTTTTGATCAGGTGAGACTGCAACTCCATTAGGAAAGTAGAGGTCACTGACTAGTAGTGTTGTCTTTTTTGTTGCTGGATTATAACTCAAAAACCTACCATTAGGGTTGCCTTCGAATACATCTAGGAGATAATCCTTATACGAGTATTTTGATGAAGCGTCGGTGAAATAAATAGTACCATCATGTGCGACATCAACCCCATCTGTTAATTTGAATTGTAAGCCGTCAATCTCAGTCACAAGAACTTCAATCTCCTTTTCTCTTGTTACTCTCAGCAGTCCCTGTatcatattattaattaattagatgAGTGAATGATAATGTAACTTGTCACAATTTAATCCAAGGATTTTTAACacgagagaaagaaaagaatctACAAAAACGTAGGAAATTTGATCAATACACAATCATATTTTGGCTAATCATACATGAGGTATTTTATATCTACAAATACctatataacatgttttaataggattctttctcaaaaaaaaaaaaaaaaagttttaatttgattcatttgtaaaaatattttataacatttgaaattaattttttattttaatatgtttgtttgaggagttttgtttttgtggtgTGAAAGTTCACGATGACTTGTTTGAGgagtttgtttcattttaatctattcttcaaaaaaaaaaaaaaaaatcaaagtttatttttttttcaagaaaaaccGAAACAAATCATAGGACAGTAATTTCCTTAACTTTTTAccttaaataaaaagaaataatttagtTGATTTCCATTTGCagaaaaaacatattcaaatctAACATTTATATCAAAAGCAGTTACCTTGTCTGCGTCTGCAATAATAAGTTGACCATTTCCATCAAAAGCCAAACCAAGTGGTCTTCCACCTGTGTTAA from Medicago truncatula cultivar Jemalong A17 chromosome 8, MtrunA17r5.0-ANR, whole genome shotgun sequence includes the following:
- the LOC11438672 gene encoding protein STRICTOSIDINE SYNTHASE-LIKE 7 isoform X2 — translated: MSKSNTNTRTQPRTSLFTPFIAIILPVIIASAVFNRLDPFEPVVFPLEKQTRSTITAPLRNNNMRLGSENVADGELFGPEDLVYDADKGLMYTGCEDGWIKRISVNGSVVEDWINTGGRPLGLAFDGNGQLIIADADKGLLRVTREKEIEVLVTEIDGLQFKLTDGVDVAHDGTIYFTDASSKYSYKDYLLDVFEGNPNGRFLSYNPATKKTTLLVSDLYFPNGVAVSPDQKFVVFCETVLMNCKKYYIHGPKKGSTEKFCDLPGMPDNIRYDGHGQYLIGIATAFSLDLDIMLKYPFIRKALAIITKKVPSLNLYKNGGVITVDLEGKSTAHYYDPKLSLSGGIKIGNHLYCGSILYPFVIRLDIEKYPALPTI
- the LOC11438672 gene encoding protein STRICTOSIDINE SYNTHASE-LIKE 6 isoform X1, which gives rise to MSKSNTNTRTQTRASLFTPFIAIILPVIIASAVLYRLDPLEPVHFPLDKINRSAITVPLLNKNMRLGSEKAAEGQVLGPEDLVYDAALGVVYTGCEDGWIKRITVNESVVEDWVNTGGRPLGLAFDGNGDLIVADAYKGLLRVTREKEIEVLVTEIDGLQFKLTDGVDVAHDGTIYFTDASSKYSYKDYLLDVFEGNPNGRFLSYNPATKKTTLLVSDLYFPNGVAVSPDQKFVVFCETVLMNCKKYYIHGPKKGSTEKFCDLPGMPDNIRYDGHGQYLIGIATAFSLDLDIMLKYPFIRKALAIITKKVPSLNLYKNGGVITVDLEGKSTAHYYDPKLSLSGGIKIGNHLYCGSILYPFVIRLDIEKYPALPTI